In Amaranthus tricolor cultivar Red isolate AtriRed21 chromosome 5, ASM2621246v1, whole genome shotgun sequence, a genomic segment contains:
- the LOC130813466 gene encoding uncharacterized protein LOC130813466, translating into MSSEISSHSLSLNQDPSSIFYIHPTDQTSQQLVTGAVPRPSPDDKTFSAWERCNDLIVSWLLFNLEPTISKSVLYLQDATAIWKDLDDRFGHTTGTQLFSLEQQIAEITQGNLYVAEFYTKIRGFWDEMQAIDPTPVCISNKCTCNLTQRILKQEQEHRLIQFIMKLHDQFSSVRGNILMMRPLPNVSDAYRLFSQEEEHKNLAQFHQPSSVNSLLLHHCAVALLPSVSHTQRTFQAKPTIFVIFLLL; encoded by the exons ATGTCTTCTGAAATTTCTTCGCATTCTCTTTCTCTCAATCAAGATCCTTCTAGTATTTTCTACATTCATCCAACTGATCAGACTTCACAGCAACTA GTTACTGGTGCTGTCCCTCGACCTTCACCTGATGATAAAACATTCTCTGCTTGGGAAAGGTGCAATGATCTAATTGTCTCCTGGCTTCTTTTTAATCTTGAGCCGACAATCTCAAAGAGTGTTTTGTATCTTCAAGATGCTACTGCTATTTGGAAGGATCTCGATGATCGTTTTGGTCATACGACTGGAACGCAATTGTTCTCGTTGGAACAACAAATTGCAGAAATTACTCAAGGTAATTTATATGTTGCTGAGTTTTACACGAAAATTCGAGGTTTTTGGGATGAGATGCAGGCAATTGATCCGACTCCTGTCTGTATCAGTAATAAATGCACCTGTAATTTGACACAACGCATTCTCAAACAAGAACAAGAGCATAGGCTTATTCAATTTATCATGAAGTTGCATGATCAATTCTCTTCGGTTCGAGGTAATATCTTGATGATGCGTCCTTTACCAAATGTTTCTGATGCTTATCGCTTGTTCTCTCAAGAGGAGGAACACAAGAATCTAGCTCAGTTTCATCAACCTTCTTCTGTTAATTCTTTG CTTCTTCATCATTGTGCTGTTGCATTGCTTCCTTCAGTTTCACATACCCAACGAACATTTCAAGCTAAACCTACCATTTTcgttatttttcttcttctttaa